The genomic interval AAGTGATACTGATGTATAGTGTTTGTGTTTTCTTTTTACTTAATTTTCTGGAAGAAAAAGATGTAAAAGCACCAAACATTATTGAAAGAGCCAAGGAAGAGATTGATGCAATGATTCATAGTGAGAAATCACCTCACCATCACAAGGAAACCCATGGAAGAAGTGAGGACATTGATGAAGACACCCCAGTAGATGAAGTCAAAGGGCCAAATATATTTGAACGAGCAAAGGAAGAGATTGAGGCCATTGTTCAAGCAATTCATCCAAAGAAAGAACCTAAATCCCCAAATTAAGAAGGTTGGTTGAGATTTTCCTGTGAGAATGCTTGTGAACGAATGTGCTCACTTTAGCAATAACGATTAATTGGCAGCATAACAATAAAGTCcctttttttagtttattttccacTTGGATTCCTTTGGTATGTACTTATATTCCAAATTTAATTTCTGAGATGAAATGGAATTGCAATGTTTTTCAGTTATATACAATCAATCACTTGAAAATACAAAATATTTTGTTCCCTATGTGCTGCTTGTCATGCC from Malania oleifera isolate guangnan ecotype guangnan chromosome 9, ASM2987363v1, whole genome shotgun sequence carries:
- the LOC131164942 gene encoding uncharacterized protein LOC131164942 isoform X2, translated to MAESKPDQDSPADVKAPNIIERAKEEIDAMIHSEKSPHHHKETHGRSEDIDEDTPVDEVKGPNIFERAKEEIEAIVQAIHPKKEPKSPN
- the LOC131164942 gene encoding uncharacterized protein LOC131164942 isoform X1, whose amino-acid sequence is MAESKPDQDSPAEKDVKAPNIIERAKEEIDAMIHSEKSPHHHKETHGRSEDIDEDTPVDEVKGPNIFERAKEEIEAIVQAIHPKKEPKSPN